The Oreochromis niloticus isolate F11D_XX linkage group LG2, O_niloticus_UMD_NMBU, whole genome shotgun sequence genome includes a region encoding these proteins:
- the agtr2 gene encoding type-2 angiotensin II receptor gives MMAIPNDLSLFNSTSSLYSMTEVFVNTTPTPSAPLCSDWPPVPMTTVIPTVYSVICVLGTIANTLAVCVLAHGSASRRTVANTFMLNLCVSDLLFLLSLPLWAVYYSQGYNWPFGRVACKICGALHNLNLYASIFFITCMSIDRYLAIVHPFRSQSARDAKRARFTCILVWVLACACSGPTLALRETYYLDALGVEACAILYPDHTWYRTLAWIKIVLAFLLPLFVISCCYCAIGRHLLVDTGLVRMQNVSHPHRMSSFKSMQSHEGYSKPERPPTPSVSPSSSGARPLEGRGLERVLWTVAAVVLAFFLCWFPFHCVTFLDVLQSEGWLDSCWVRWSVQNLTPLTLCLGFSNSAINPVLYCFIGNHFRGRLGGLCKGLCACLKARGEEHSQKRGSFSTRLSSFSRKLSDLKDLATVEPSGSAYLPQLPAPTPARRLSHPLSDNC, from the coding sequence ATGATGGCAATCCCAAATGACCTCTCCCTTTTCAACTCCACCTCTTCCCTCTATTCGATGACGGAGGTTTTTGTGAACACCACCCCGACTCCCTCTGCTCCCCTCTGCTCGGACTGGCCTCCTGTGCCCATGACCACAGTCATCCCCACCGTCTACAGTGTGATCTGTGTGCTGGGAACCATAGCCAACACCTTGGCAGTGTGTGTCCTGGCACATGGTAGTGCCTCAAGGAGAACAGTAGCTAACACCTTCATGCTGAACCTCTGCGTGTCCGACCTGCTGTTCCTGTTGTCGCTCCCGCTGTGGGCCGTCTACTACTCCCAGGGTTACAACTGGCCCTTCGGCCGAGTAGCCTGCAAAATCTGCGGCGCTCTCCACAACCTCAACCTCTATGCGTCCATCTTCTTTATCACATGCATGAGCATAGACCGCTACCTGGCCATCGTGCATCCATTCCGTTCCCAAAGTGCACGAGACGCCAAGCGCGCCCGGTTCACCTGCATCCTTGTGTGGGTTCTGGCATGTGCTTGCTCAGGCCCTACCTTAGCTCTGAGGGAGACCTACTACCTGGATGCGCTTGGTGTGGAGGCCTGTGCAATTTTATATCCTGATCATACCTGGTATCGGACCCTGGCCTGGATAAAGATCGTTCTGGCCTTTCTTCTACCACTCTTTGTCATCTCTTGTTGCTACTGTGCTATTGGTAGACATTTGTTGGTTGATACGGGGTTGGTAAGAATGCAGAATGTGTCTCACCCGCACAGAATGTCATCCTTTAAATCAATGCAGTCCCACGAGGGCTATAGTAAACCGGAGAGACCCCCCACCCCTTCTGTGAGTCCCAGCTCAAGTGGGGCCAGACCCCTGGAGGGTAGGGGGCTTGAAAGGGTATTGTGGACAGTAGCTGCAGTGGTTCTGGCATTTTTCCTCTGCTGGTTCCCCTTCCACTGCGTGACCTTTTTGGATGTGCTGCAAAGTGAAGGCTGGTTGGACAGCTGCTGGGTAAGATGGAGTGTCCAAAACCTCACCCCTCTCACCCTCTGTCTGGGTTTCTCCAACTCAGCCATCAACCCTGTGCTCTACTGCTTCATCGGGAACCATTTCCGTGGCCGTCTAGGAGGCTTATGCAAGGGCCTGTGTGCTTGTTTAAAGGCCCGAGGGGAAGAACACAGCCAGAAGAGGGGCTCCTTCAGCACCAGGCTGAGCTCCTTCTCTCGAAAACTCAGTGACCTCAAAGACTTGGCGACTGTGGAGCCCTCTGGCTCTGCGTACCTGCCCCAACTCCCAGCCCCGACTCCAGCGAGAAGACTCTCTCATCCCCTCAGTGATAACTGCTGA